A part of Cannabis sativa cultivar Pink pepper isolate KNU-18-1 chromosome 6, ASM2916894v1, whole genome shotgun sequence genomic DNA contains:
- the LOC115694978 gene encoding uncharacterized mitochondrial protein AtMg00240-like: MVHLKCCPTPMTVGKVLSIQDGTPFENLTKHISLIGALQYLTHTKPDISFSVNKLSQFLKAPTDVCWSVAKKILRYLKGTQDHGLHIKYTDRLALTGYFDANWAWCPDDRNSVVGYCVYFGDSLVSWSSKKQAVISRSNTE; encoded by the coding sequence ATGGTACATCTTAAATGTTGTCCTACTCCTATGACAGTAGGGAAAGTTTTGTCCATACAAGATGGCACACCATTTGAAAATCTCACAAAGCACATAAGCTTAATTGGGGCTCTTCAATATCTCACACACACCAAGCCTGATATTAGTTTCTCTGTGAATAAACTAAGTCAGTTTCTAAAAGCTCCAACTGATGTTTGCTGGTCTGTagcaaagaaaattctaagatACTTAAAGGGTACTCAAGATCATGGTTTGCATATCAAGTATACTGACAGACTGGCTCTTACAGGGTACTTTGATGCTAACTGGGCTTGGTGCCCTGATGATAGAAATTCAGTAGTTGGTTATTGTGTCTATTTTGGAGACTCCTTAGTGTCATGGTCTTCAAAGAAGCAAGCTGTTATCTCAAGATCAAACACTGAATGA